One genomic region from Rosa rugosa chromosome 1, drRosRugo1.1, whole genome shotgun sequence encodes:
- the LOC133726187 gene encoding nuclear matrix constituent protein 1, translating into MFTPQRWSGWSRTPKTGAEKTGTGSGTTNMNSGKSKMNSGEVGKGVVLFEPTTPASGLLGNGDAASDREGIARRLLELENELYEYQYNMGLLLIEKKEWTSRQEELGQSLAEAKDALKREQAAHLIATAEIEKREENLRKALGVEKQCVLDLEKALREIRSEIAEIKFTADSKLAEANALVASIEEKSLELEAKLRTADAKLAEVNRKSSEIESKTMDLEARESALRRDRSSFNSEQEARENSLAKWREDLLEWERKLQEGEERLARGQRNINQREERANEHDRSLKNKEKDLEDAEKKIDATNETLKRKEDDFTSRLANLTLKEKEYDAMRMNLEVKEKELLALEEKLNARERVEIQKATDEHNAILHAKQCDFELEIDQKRKLLDDELRNRLVDVEKKESEVNHMEEKVTKREQALEKRGEKFREKEKDYESKMKALKEKEKSIKLEEKNFEAEKKQLLADKEDMARLLAEMEQIKADNEDKLRKISEESDRMKVSEEERSQCQRLQSELKQEIDKYMQQKELLLREAEDLKQQKELFEKEWEELDDKRAQIEKELKSVREQKEEVEKLNRIEVERLKNERVVAQDCIQREREDLALAQESFAAHMEHEKAVLAEKVQSEKSEMVHEFEALKRELETDMQKRLEELEKPLRERENSFAEERERELDNVNYLRDVARREMEDIKAERIKIGKERQEADENKEHLERQRVEIRKDIDGLLDLSRKLRDQREQFIKEREHFISYVEKLKGCKNCGDIISEFVLSNLQPLAETEDAEVLPLPRLSDDYVKVSYNESLAAAERNNNEKSPGADSKSPVSGGMSWLRKCTSKILIFSPGKKTESGALHNLAKETPFSHEQDREPSNRLHAENEAEVSFGVASGSLDVQRIQSDNSIREVDAGQYPSADEHISEAPNVLKDSQPTNLKGGRQKPRGRGRATVNRTHTVKAVVKDAKAILGEAFETNDGQYQNGTAEDSANMYTESHDDSSLAGKRTRRNGRKRGRAQTSQVAVSEHGGDDSERSDSVMTGQRKKRREKVPAAEQPPNERRYNLRRSKAGGKVATAKVSHDLVKQNEEVDSARDTEAEILYSKAAPATSTGFAGENGGSTHFVQCGTLADTQDGGADEVENSAENMAVSEANGSTEGGQEYVDGEEYRSESRGEDANLIEDDDDDDESEHPGEASIGKKVWTFLTT; encoded by the exons ATGTTTACGCCGCAGCGGTGGTCGGGTTGGTCTCGGACGCCCAAAACCGGGGCTGAGAAGACCGGAACTGGGTCCGGGACGACGAACATGAATTCCGGCAAGTCGAAGATGAACTCCGGCGAGGTGGGGAAAGGGGTTGTCTTGTTTGAACCCACGACGCCGGCTTCGGGTCTTTTAGGGAATGGTGACGCGGCTTCCGACCGGGAAGGGATAGCTCGGAGGCTTTTGGAGCTCGAAAACGAG CTTTATGAATACCAATACAATATGGGGTTGCTCCTGATTGAGAAAAAGGAGTGGACGTCTAGGCAAGAAGAACTCGGGCAGTCATTGGCAGAAGCAAAAGATGCTCTCAAAAGAGAACAAGCAGCCCATTTGATTGCAACTGCTGAAATTGAAAAGCGAGAGGAGAATTTGAGGAAGGCCTTGGGAGTTGAGAAGCAGTGTGTGCTTGAT CTAGAGAAGGCTTTGCGTGAGATCCGTTCAGAGATTGCAGAAATTAAGTTTACTGCTGATTCGAAGTTGGCAGAGGCAAATGCTTTGGTTGCTAGCATAGAAGAAAAATCACTGGAGTTAGAGGCAAAGTTGCGTACTGCTGATGCGAAGCTAGCTGAAGTCAACCGGAAAAGTTCGGAGATAGAGAGCAAAACAATGGACTTGGAGGCTCGAGAAAGTGCCCTTCGAAGAGATAGATCCTCCTTCAATTCAGA ACAGGAAGCACGGGAGAATTCTTTGGCCAAGTGGAGGGAGGACTTACTAGAATGGGAAAGAAAATTGCAAGAGGGAGAAGAGAGGCTAGCCAGAGGTCAAAGAAATATCAACCAAAGAGAGGAGAGGGCAAATGAGCACGATAGGTCTTTGAAGAATAAAGAGAAGGATCTGGAAGACGCAGAGAAGAAAATTGATGCAACTAACGAAAcactgaaaagaaaagaagatgatTTTACGAGCAGGCTAGCAAATCTAACTTTAAAAGAAAAG GAATATGATGCTATGAGAATGAACTTAGAAGTGAAGGAGAAGGAGTTACTAGCTCTGGAAGAAAAGCTCAATGCTAGAGAAAGA GTTGAGATCCAAAAGGCTACTGATGAACACAATGCCATTCTGCATGCAAAACAATGTGATTTTGAGTTGGAAATTGATCAAAAGAGAAAATTGTTGGATGATGAATTGAGAAACAGGTTGGTTGATGTGGAGAAGAAGGAATCTGAAGTCAATCATATGGAGGAGAAAGTCACTAAAAGGGAGCAAGCATTGGAAAAGAGAGGGGAAAAGTTCAGGGAGAAAGAGAAGGACTATGAATCTAAAATGAAGGCCttgaaggaaaaagagaaatcTATTAAATTGGAGGAGAAGAACTTTGAAGCGGAGAAGAAACAGTTACTTGCTGATAAAGAAGATATGGCTAGGCTTTTGGCTGAAATGGAGCAGATAAAGGCTGATAATGAAGATAAGCTACGGAAGATCAGTGAGGAGAGTGATCGAATGAAAGTAAGTGAAGAAGAGAGGTCACAGTGTCAGCGGTTGCAGTCAGAATTGAAACAGGAAATTGACAAGTACATGCAACAGAAAGAACTGCTTTTAAGGGAAGCTGAAGATTTGAAGCAGCAAAAGGAGCTTTTTGAGAAAGAGTGGGAAGAGCTGGATGACAAAAGAGCTCAGATTGAGAAAGAGCTGAAGAGTGTGAGAGAACAGAAAGAAGAAGTCGAAAAGCTCAATCGAATTGAAGTAGAGAGGTTGAAAAATGAAAGAGTGGTGGCACAGGATTGTATACAAAGAGAGCGAGAAGATCTTGCCTTGGCCCAGGAATCATTTGCCGCCCATATGGAGCATGAGAAGGCAGTATTAGCTGAAAAAGTTCAAAGCGAGAAAAGTGAAATGGTTCATGAATTTGAAGCTCTGAAAAGAGAACTTGAAACTGATATGCAGAAGCGGCTAGAGGAGTTGGAGAAACCCTTACGGGAAAGGGAGAACTCTTTtgcagaagaaagagagagagaattagacAATGTTAATTACTTAAGAGATGTTGCTAGAAGAGAAATGGAGGACATCAAGGCTGAAAGAATTAAAATTGGAAAAGAGAGACAAGAAGCTGATGAAAATAAGGAGCATCTTGAAAGGCAGCGAGTTGAAATTAGGAAAGACATTGATGGACTTCTCGATCTTAGCCGGAAACTGAGAGATCAGCGAGAACAATTTATTAAGGAAAGAGAACACTTTATTTCATATGTTGAGAAGCTCAAAGGTTGCAAGAACTGTGGTGACATAATCTCTGAGTTTGTGCTTTCTAATCTACAACCTTTAGCTGAAACTGAAGACGCGGAGGTCCTTCCTTTGCCAAGACTGAGTGATGATTATGTGAAGGTAAGTTACAATGAAAGCCTGGCTGCTGCTGAGAGGAACAATAATGAGAAGTCTCCTGGTGCTGATTCAAAATCTCCAGTTTCTGGTGGAATGTCTTGGCTTCGCAAGTGCACCTCAAAGATTCTTATTTTCTCTCCAGGGAAAAAGACCGAGTCTGGTGCTCTACACAATTTGGCAAAGGAAACCCCATTTTCACACGAGCAAGATAGAGAACCATCCAATAGGTTACATGCTGAAAATGAAGCGGAGGTTTCTTTTGGAGTGGCAAGTGGTTCTTTAGATGTGCAGAGAATCCAATCTGACAACAGCATCAGAGAGGTTGATGCTGGCCAATATCCTTCAGCTGATGAACACATCAGTGAAGCACCCAATGTGTTAAAAGATTCACAGCCAACTAATTTGAAGGGTGGTCGTCAGAAGCCACGTGGGAGAGGCAGGGCCACAGTTAACAGAACACACACTGTGAAAGCAGTTGTCAAAGATGCTAAGGCTATACTTGGAGAGGCTTTTGAAACAAACGACGGTCAGTATCAGAATGGGACCGCTGAGGATTCTGCCAATATGTATACTGAAAGCCATGACGATTCTAGTCTTGCTGgtaaaagaacaagaagaaatgGACGGAAGCGTGGCCGTGCTCAGACATCTCAAGTTGCTGTGAGTGAGCATGGTGGGGATGATAGTGAACGGTCTGACAGTGTCATGACCGGCCAGCGCAAGAAGAGGCGAGAAAAAGTTCCTGCAGCTGAGCAACCCCCAAATGAAAGACGGTACAATCTCCGGAGATCCAAAGC TGGCGGTAAAGTTGCTACTGCAAAAGTCTCACACGACCTTGTCAAACAAAATGAAGAGGTTGATAGTGCCAGAGATACGGAGGCGGAGATTCTCTACTCCAAAGCTGCTCCTGCTACTTCAACAGGATTTGCTGGCGAGAATGGTGGAAGCACACACTTTGTGCAG TGTGGGACTCTTGCAGACACTCAAGATGGTGGTGCAGATGAAGTAGAAAATTCGGCTGAGAATATGGCAGTGAGTGAAGCAAATGGTTCCACAGAAGGGGGTCAGGAGTATGTTGATGGAGAGGAGTACAGGAGTGAATCACGTGGGGAGGATGCAAATCTcattgaagatgatgatgatgatgatgagtctGAACATCCTGGTGAGGCCTCGATAGGGAAGAAGGTTTGGACCTTTCTCACAACATAA
- the LOC133726173 gene encoding protein decapping 5-like produces the protein MAAATVEAQPSRSSSNGPADSYIGSLISLTSKSEIRYEGVLFNINTQESSIGLRNVRSFGTEGRKMDGPQIPPSDKVYEYILFRGSDIKDLQVKSSSPVQTNTPVHDDPAIIQTHYSQAVTASTSLPSSGLASIPDVSAHTPQMGLPKTTFQSSLPMYQPLGSLGSWGSSAPPTTNGSGFPMTMYWQGFSGPSNGFQHQQQSLLMPSPGLSMPPSIQQPMLYPTINASLSAGSSGPSTSKPSESPSAFLPPFGMGTPNLHSHMLPAQLPALTIGTPGDLQSFMFPSKSSATVSESSSSLILNKASPQTLHTATSISSLPLVSPLTPALDKTNILLPASDKPKTGPTAVMPLTSESVSSMARTSGSILAEGAMPPLVTPGQFFQPELTMVSSSQPSQTAQRDVEVVKVSSSELPPSPPAAVKDSQEPILPLPTQSIPKLHGAHEFAHQSYRGGRERGGHAFTHQSYRGGRERGGHAFTHQSYRGGRERGGHAFTHQSYRGGRERGGHAFIHQSNRGSERGRGNRISRPVTRFTEDFDFTAMNEKFNKDEVWGDLGRSNKALEDGGESQDEEDVGASPCDDTKNVYVKDDFFDSLSCDALDRGSHNGRPKFSEQMKKDTETFGYSPRHRGGRGGRWNGGYHGSGYGYAGQGRGHNFPNRASY, from the exons ATGGCCGCAGCAACAGTAGAAGCTCAGCCATCCAGATCTTCATCAAACGGGCCTGCAGATTCCTACATCGGCAGCCTGATCAGCCTCACCTCCAAGTCCGAAATTCGCTACGAGGGTGTCCTCTTCAACATCAATACCCAAGAGTCCAGCATCGGCTTGAGAAATG TAAGATCGTTTGGGACTGAAGGGCGCAAAATGGATGGTCCACAAATACCTCCAAGTGATAAAGTTTATGAGTATATACTTTTCCGAGGAAGTGACATCAAG GATCTGCAGGTCAAATCTTCGTCTCCGGTTCAAACTAACACACCTGTACACGATGATCCTGCCATTATTCAG ACTCACTATTCTCAAGCAGTGACTGCGTCGACAAGCTTACCATCTTCTGGACTTGCATCCATTCCAGATGTTAGTGCCCACACTCCACAGATGGGACTCCCTAAGACAACATTTCAAAGCAGTCTTCCCATGTATCAACCTCTTGGAAGTCTAGGATCTTGGGGTTCCTCAGCCCCTCCAACTACAAATGGCAGTGGATTTCCCATGACAATGTATTGGCAAGGATTCTCTGGGCCCTCAAATGGATTTCAACATCAACAGCAATCTTTGCTGATGCCCTCACCCGGCTTGTCAATGCCACCTTCTATACAACAACCAATGCTATATCCTACCATTAATGCATCATTGTCTGCTGGATCTTCTGGTCCTTCAACCTCTAAACCATCAGAATCACCCTCTGCTTTCTTGCCACCCTTTGGTATGGGCACTCCAAACTTGCATTCGCATATGCTTCCTGCCCAGTTGCCTGCCCTTACTATAGGCACTCCGGGGGATTTGCAATCTTTTATGTTTCCTTCCAAGTCTTCTGCAACAGTTTCAGAGTCATCCTCAAGTTTGATTCTTAATAAGGCTTCTCCTCAAACTCTTCATACTGCTACATCAATTTCTAGTTTGCCCTTGGTTTCACCACTGACTCCTGCTTTGGACAAAACTAACATCCTATTACCAGCCTCTGACAAGCCTAAAACAGGCCCTACTGCTGTAATGCCGCTAACATCTGAATCTGTCTCGTCCATGGCTAGGACATCAGGTTCAATTTTAGCTGAGGGAGCAATGCCTCCATTGGTAACCCCAGGCCAGTTTTTTCAGCCTGAGCTCACCATGGTATCTTCATCCCAGCCTTCACAAACAGCTCAGAGGGATGTTGAGGTAGTCAAGGTATCATCATCAGAActaccaccatcaccaccagcAGCAGTAAAGGATTCCCAGGAACCAATATTGCCTCTGCCTACACAATCCATTCCTAAG CTGCATGGAGCTCATGAGTTTGCTCATCAAAGTTACAGAGGAGGTCGTGAAAGAGGAGGTCATGCCTTCACTCATCAAAGTTATAGAGGAGGACGTGAAAGAGGAGGCCATGCCTTCACTCATCAAAGTTATAGAGGAGGACGTGAAAGAGGAGGCCATGCCTTCACTCATCAAAGTTATAGAGGAGGACGTGAAAGAGGAGGTCATGCCTTCATTCATCAGAGTAATAGAGGAAGTGAAAGAGGTAGAGGAAACAGG ATATCACGTCCTGTGACTAGATTCACCGAGGATTTTGATTTCACTGCAATGAATGAGAAATTCAACAAGGATGAAGTATGGGGTGATCTCGGAAGAAGTAATAAAGCGCTAGAAGATGGAGGTGAATCACAAGATGAAGAGGATGTCGGAGCTTCACCATGTGATGATACTAAG AATGTTTATGTTAAGGATGACTTCTTTGATTCTCTGTCCTGTGATGCACTTGATCGTGGGTCACATAATGGGAGGCCCAAGTTCTCGGAACAAATGAAAAAGGATACCGAG ACATTTGGCTATTCTCCAAGGCATCGGGGTGGAAGAGGTGGGCGATGGAATGGTGGTTATCATGGAAGCGGTTATGGCTATGCTGGACAGGGCCGAGGACATAACTTTCCTAATCGTGCCAGCTACTAA
- the LOC133726188 gene encoding probable histone acetyltransferase HAC-like 1, producing the protein MKCHKTREMDVKSYNAAQTFGSGLHFLGGHGLHHQPVNSQVGYLVDWRKGPGVSWLRTLVRRKIIDRFLGCSNVAGDLASDFVLGIETQLFMEATSEDDYVNEQTLNDRVLSAVQRYLYGAKSGENSDEFCTTMPPSGLPHGYCVSDAAETSSDATRSNSIGVPVDGYKQGDAHGFITCDQMDMPSSLGSRQVSSEIVLPFENTSSVSAYSNADHYSVVRGFDDGTFSHGGNLQYSSDVSFNCHVQQQHLDHGEIGASKLTSCLGSNQNAQSMVFPSSLGECSMFSYSNLMTRHHIAMQVPEVATLEDILQSESLTMKSENNLKRPHHPYLQPQFLSEQSQGVQQSASGGHCLGNIEDMPSKRLKMESKKESFHLLAPEGLPNLQPHSESLIIKSQDNQKQSHDPFLLPQVPPEQSQGDKQPASVGVGSGNNEDVVLSSKRVKMEIKKENVPPSSPLVVQACIPEGLPNLQQHSDSPLSFNSEVRQVNMGPVKSSVQNSMRIYDVKQSDADYIKLNDENVPIPSGGVACHQREQIDPTSSCEVIENVKQVSERTGSRSINLSLEELSIDSKDGVRTEFIQTEPKPESDLKEVKMLGKPGLSLTELFTAEQIKEHLLSLRHSIDQSNLMEDRGNSEQVCQLCAIGKRSFAPAPMYCSCCGTRIKRSVNYYRTLDEHGVRYCFCSMCYKVSRGGNISFRGISVSKATLGKKKNDEEIEESWVQCDKCDGWQHQICALYNDKSDLDGKAEYICLKCLLKETELGDRKPLAENAVFGAKDLPTTMLSNHIEQRLIRRLKQEREERTKVQGEGFSEVSRAEDLVVREVLSVQKTVTVKQNFLDLFHDENYPTEFPYRSRVILLFQKIEGVDVCLFGMYVQEFGSECSPPNKRCVYISYLDSIKYFRPEIKTVTGEALRTFVYHEILIGYLDFCKKRGFVTSYIWACPPCKGEDYLLYCHPPEQKTPKSDKLRQWYQLMIKKATDEKIVVGSTNLYDRFFIPTGKCNLKVTAARLPYFDGDYWSTAAEDLIKKMEQERTKEKKTIRTRTLKAMGHASPSDGSTKDILLMQKLGQTILPIKGDFMVVYLQYVCTHCHEAILSGGQWSCSRCKNFHLCERCHDAERDLYGRDVHISINKEQHVLSQVMVKDVLPDTEVEDVILNNDLFENRYSFLSFCEKNHYQFDTPRRAKYSSIMILHHLRNLTARTAGNICSICHNDGVVDQIWVCGICTEFDVCAKCFQERGSSCHIHKLTRSSPTVSHMTESSPTVSHVTEDLPSVSHVTESSPAVNHVTESSSSVSHVMERSSPLSHATRSTKALENTLMIKKLVDALQHASKCPSTTSQPCSYPNCLQMKKLFCHAYRCTVRASGGCTLCQKAWIGIKSHSASCRESNCSVPRCMDLRNFVEKQRVQTISQIASSEGC; encoded by the exons ATGAAGTGTCATAAGACGAGGGAGATGGATGTGAAGAGCTATAATGCAGCTCAGACCTTCGGTTCGGGTCTGCATTTTCTGGGAGGGCATGGCTTGCATCATCAGCCAGTGAACAGTCAAGTAGGCTACTTGGTTGACTGGCGCAAAGGTCCTGGAGTCAGCTGGCTTCGTACTTTGGTTAGAAGAAAAAT TATTGACAGATTCTTGGGATGTAGTAATGTGGCGGGAGACCTAGCATCTGACTTTGTGCTTGGCATAGAAACCCAGCTATTTATGGAGGCTACTTCGGAG GACGACTATGTGAATGAGCAGACACTGAATGATCGGGTCCTAAGTGCAGTCCAGCGTTATCTGTATGGTGCAAAGTCTGGTGAAAATTCAGATGAATTCTGTACGACAATGCCTCCTTCAGGGCTGCCACATGGTTATTGCGTCTCAGATGCTGCAGAGACATCGAGTGATGCTACTAGATCCAACTCCATTG GGGTCCCTGTTGATGGTTATAAGCAGGGAGATGCTCATGGATTCATTACTTGTGATCAAATGGACATGCCTTCCTCGTTGGGCTCAAGGCAGGTTTCATCTGAGATTGTTCTTCCCTTTGAGAACACTTCATCAGTCTCTGCATATTCCAATGCCGATCACTACTCTGTTGTTAGAGGTTTTGATGATGGAACATTCTCTCATGGCGGGAACCTGCAGTACAGTTCTGATGTCTCATTTAATTGTCATGTTCAACAGCAACATCTTGACCATG GTGAAATTGGCGCCTCCAAACTCACAAGTTGTCTGGGGAGTAACCAGAATGCTCAATCCATGGTTTTTCCATCTTCATTGGGCGAATGTTCAATGTTCTCCTATTCTAACTTAATGACCCGCCATCATATTGCAATGCAAGTTCCCGAAGTCGCAACTCTTGAGGATATATTGCAGTCTGAATCCCTCACAATGAAGTCTGAAAATAACCTAAAACGACCCCATCATCCCTATTTGCAACCCCAATTTCTTTCAGAGCAGTCACAAGGTGTTCAACAGTCTGCTTCAGGTGGACACTGTTTAGGAAATATTGAAGACATGCCATCAAAAAGGTTGAAGATGGAGAGTAAAAAGGAAAGTTTTCATTTATTGGCTCCTGAAGGACTTCCAAACTTGCAGCCACACTCTGAATCCCTTATAATAAAGTCTCAAGATAACCAAAAACAATCCCATGATCCATTTTTGCTGCCTCAAGTTCCTCCAGAACAGTCACAAGGTGATAAACAGCCTGCTTCAGTGGGAGTCGGTTCAGGAAATAATGAAGATGTGGTGCTTTCTTCAAAAAGGGTGAAGAtggaaattaaaaaggaaaatgttCCTCCCTCGTCGCCTTTAGTTGTTCAAGCCTGTATTCCGGAAGGACTTCCAAACCTGCAGCAACATTCTGACTCTCCTTTATCTTTTAATTCTGAAGTAAGACAAGTGAATATGGGACCAGTTAAAAGTTCTGTACAGAATTCTATGAGGATCTATGATGTTAAACAAAGTGATGCTGACTATATTAAACTCAATGATGAAAATGTGCCCATTCCTTCTGGAGGGGTTGCTTGTCATCAGAGGGAGCAAATAGACCCTACTAGTAGCTGTGAGGTTATAGAAAATGTGAAACAAGTTTCTGAAAGGACAGGCTCCAGGAGTATCAATTTGTCCTTGGAAGAGCTTAGTATTGATTCTAAAGATGGAGTAAGGACTGAGTTCATCCAAACAGAGCCAAAACCAGAGTCTGATCTTAAGGAAGTGAAAATGCTAGGGAAGCCAGGTCTTTCCTTAACTGAACTCTTCACAGCAGAGCAGATCAAGGAACATCTATTGAGTCTTAGGCACAGCATTGATCAG AGTAACCTGATGGAAGATAGAGGAAACAGTGAGCAAGTGTGTCAGTTGTGTGCAATTGGTAAGAGGTCGTTTGCCCCAGCACCAATGTACTGTTCATGCTGTGGTACCCGTATAAAGCGCAGTGTAAACTATTATCGCACACTAGATGAGCATGGTGTACGATATTGTTTTTGTTCGATGTGCTATAAGGTGTCTCGAGGTGGAAATATCTCCTTTCGTGGTATCTCTGTTTCCAAGGCAACACTTGGTAAAAAGAAGaatgatgaagaaattgaagaatcG TGGGTCCAATGTGATAAGTGTGATGGCTGGCAACATCAGATATGTGCTCTCTACAATGATAAAAGTGATTTGGATGGCAAAGCTGAGTACATATGTCTCAAATGCTTGTTAAAAGAGACAGAACTTGGAGACCGCAAACCCTTGGCTGAAAATGCTGTTTTCGGTGCTAAAGATCTCCCAACTACCATGCTTAGCAACCACATAGAGCAAAGACTGATTAGACGCCTCAagcaagagagagaagagagaacaaaAGTTCAAGGAGAAGGATTTTCTGAG GTTTCAAGAGCGGAAGATCTTGTTGTCAGAGAGGTTTTATCTGTTCAAAAAACAGTAACAGTGAAGCAGAATTTTTTGGATCTCTTTCATGACGAGAATTACCCTACTGAATTTCCGTACAGATCAAGG GTTATTCTTTtgtttcagaagattgaaggtGTAGATGTATGCCTTTTTGGAATGTATGTGCAGGAGTTCGGCTCAGAATGTAGTCCTCCAAATAAGCGCTGTGTTTATATATCATATCTCGATTCCATCAAGTACTTCAGACCTGAGATAAAAACTGTGACAGGAGAAGCTCTTCGTACGTTTGTTTACCATGAAATACTGATAGGTTACCTTGATTTTTGCAAGAAACGAGGTTTTGTGACCTCCTATATATGGGCATGTCCCCCATGTAAGGGTGAAGATTATCTTTTATATTGCCATCCACCGGAGCAGAAAACTCCCAAGTCTGATAAGCTGCGTCAATGGTATCAGTTGATGATAAAAAAAGCAactgatgaaaaaattgtggtCGGTTCCACTAATTTATATGATCGCTTCTTTATCCCTACTGGGAAATGTAACTTAAAGGTAACAGCAGCTCGTTTGCCATATTTTGATGGTGACTATTGGTCCACTGCTGCTGAAGATTTGATAAAGAAGATGGAACAGGAAAGAACAAAGGAGAAAAAGACGATAAGAACGAGAACTTTGAAAGCCATGGGACATGCAAGTCCTTCTGATGGTTCAACAAAAGATATTCTACTGATGCAAAAACTGGGGCAAACCATTTTACCTATAAAGGGGGACTTCATGGTTGTCTACTTGCAGTATGTTTGCACCCACTGCCATGAAGCAATATTATCTGGGGGACAATGGTCATGTAGTCGGTGCAAAAATTTTCACCTTTGTGAAAGATGCCATGATGCTGAGCGTGACCTTTATGGGAGAGACGTACACATTTCGATCAACAAGGAACAACATGTGCTCTCTCAGGTTATGGTGAAGGATGTTCTTCCTGATACTGAGGTTGAAGATGTTATTTTGAACAATGATTTATTTGAGAATAGGTATTCTTTCTTGAGTTTTTGTGAGAAAAATCATTATCAGTTTGACACACCTCGCCGGGCCAAGTATTCCTCAATAATGATTTTGCATCACCTTCGGAATCTAACTGCGCGGACTGCTGGGAACATATGCAGCATTTGCCATAATGATGGTGTGGTTGATCAGATCTGGGTATGTGGGATCTGCACAGAGTTTGATGTCTGTGCAAAATGCTTTCAAGAGAGAGGCAGTTCTTGCCACATTCATAAATTGACTCGAAGCTCCCCTACAGTTAGCCATATGACAGAGAGCTCTCCCACTGTTAGCCATGTGACAGAGGACTTGCCCTCAGTTAGCCATGTGACAGAGAGCTCTCCTGCAGTTAACCATGTGACAGAGAGCTCTTCCTCTGTTAGCCATGTGATGGAGAGATCTTCCCCACTGAGCCATGCGACCAGGAGTACCAAGGCACTGGAAAACACATTGatg ATAAAGAAACTGGTTGATGCTTTGCAACATGCTTCTAAATGTCCATCTACCACCAGCCAGCCTTGCTCTTACCCAAACTGCCTccaaatgaagaagttattttGCCATGCATATAGATGCACTGTTCGAGCGTCTGGAGGTTGTACACTGTGTCAGAAGGCATGGATTGGAATAAAGTCTCATTCTGCAAGCTGTAGAGAATCAAATTGCAGTGTACCACGTTGCAT GGACCTGAGGAATTTTGTAGAGAAGCAGCGGGTGCAGACAATTAGTCAGATAGCTAGCAGTGAAGGTTGCTAA
- the LOC133744992 gene encoding major pollen allergen Ole e 10-like → MATKFVLVSLLLLQLAVTAFSGVAQQNPHHQPHGKQKTAHEPGGPAGGIPKPGSKPQVPFGGADEAPHDDGPASGGPGKKWCIAKTVIQKSLLKKDFDDLCKEVDCSPTDGKGLCYTESIQAKASFAMNLKYQKNGKKDADCNYGGRAEIVTKDPSWAKCVLVSN, encoded by the exons ATGGCCACCAAGTTCGTCCTCGTCTCGCTTCTCCTCCTCCAGCTTGCCGTAACTGCTTTCTCCGGCGTCGCTCAACAGAACCCTCACCACCAACCACAC GGTAAACAGAAGACCGCACATGAGCCAGGGGGTCCAGCAGGGGGAATTCCAAAGCCAGGAAGTAAACCACAGGTTCCGTTCGGAGGAGCAGATGAAGCACCTCACGATGATGGACCTGCATCCGGCGGCCCTGGCAAGAAGTGGTGCATAGCCAAAACTGTCATTCAGAAAAGCCTTTTGAAGAAGGACTTTGATGACTTGTGCAAAGAGGTCGATTGCTCGCCTACAGACGGAAAAGGTTTATGCTATACTGAGTCCATCCAAGCCAAAGCGTCCTTCGCCATGAATCTTAAATATCAAAAGAACGGTAAGAAGGATGCTGACTGCAACTACGGTGGAAGAGCAGAGATTGTCACCAAAGACCCAA gCTGGGCTAAGTGTGTGCTCGTCTCTAATTAA